GGTGACGCCATATTCATGCTTGGACGGGCTGTCGAGCGAGGCCGCATTACACCAGCAGTGTTTGCCAAGATGACGAGAACTCTTGCTAGAGAATGGTATCTGAAAAAAGCACTTGTACGAAAGATTGGGCAAGGAATGGGTTTGGCCTCATGACGGGATACCATACGAGATTTGGATTGACGCAGCTCCCTTACCAAGCGGGGGTTTAATATTGTTCTTACAGCTGGCAGCCGGGAAGAGCTCCAGGATTGGCATCGTGCATGGAGTAGCAATACGTGGCCAGGCACTGGGTGAAATACGACAAGTAAGAGGCGGATTACAACATACTTTTGAAACGAAGCCAAACAACCAGGACGACCGGCTAGCTGGATGCCCGTGAAGTCTATCTTGCGATCTCAAGCCATCGATACGGTTGAGAAAGACTGGGCAGATTAAAAGTCCAATGATCGAGACCAAAGCGGATAACTAACCCCTTGATATCAAACTGGACCCCATATCAAATTCACTCCCCCTCATTCCATCCATGGCGGCAATTGGCGTGCACGGAGTCAGGAACACGGGGGGGGGGAAAGAAACGAATCCGTCGCTTGGACCGTTAGCTCTCGACCTGTCAAGATATGCACGGATCGATCTCCTGCACCGAACGAGTCTAGCGGGCTCAGAGAACAATACTAAGCCTCAAAACGCCACGAAATGCAAGAACAATACTAAGACCAACCTCACCCCCACCGACCTTGGCATTCTTAGTTGATTGTGATAACACCCTTTGAATACAAATCCTGTTCCTTGACTTTTGCAGTGCCTAGAGTGCTCACAGTCTTCTTGCCGCTGACAATATTTAATTATTGCTTGCTAGCTTAACTGTTTGTTCTTCAAGACCGTTCTCGCCTGGCTTGTAGTGTGATCTGTTAACCATGTTGCCActctctcattctcttcaacgTTATACAAGGCATCCCTCTCACTTCACTTCCCTTTACTCTCTCTTATATATacatcttgaagagctcagACCTCTTACTTCTCCGTTCGCTCGTGAACTATATCCATCTTTGCCACGCTGAGATCGATCTCTACCAACGACCCCTTTCACTTCCAATCTTTACTCTTTCACTATCAGATCGCAATGTCGACCTTTGATCCGTTTACGCAGAACATCACGTTCTTAGCAGCAGATGGAAACACCACCATCAGCATCCCCGTGGTGCTCGTTGACGAGATGCGTCGTATGATGGTCAACACCGTCATCAACTATGCCACACAACTCGGCGCCTGTCTCGTCATGCTCGTCGTTCTCCTCGTCATGGTCCCCTTCTCCAAGTTCCGAAGACCCTTCAACGCTCTTCAGATCATCAGTCTCTTCATCTGCTCGTGTAGAATGGTTCTCCTGTGTATCTGGAACATCTCCAAGTTCGCCGACTTTTATCCCTTCTGGTCTCACGACTTTAGCCATATTCCTCGCAGTGAGTATGCACCAGCCATCGCTGCCAATATCATCTCGCTCTTGCTCGTCATCTCGATTGAGACGATGCTCATGAGTCAGGCTTGGACGATGGTTAAGCTGTGGCCGAATATGTGGAAGTATATCATTGCTGGTCTTTCACTCGTCATATCTCTCATGACGATCTGTGTGAGAATTGCTTTCACGACTGTTCAGAACAAGGCAGTTCTCGATACCATTCCGCCATTGCATATGCTCTGGCTCATCAAGTGGACGGTCATCATGAATGTGTCTTCCATCTCATGGTGGtgtgccatcttcaacatcaagctcatctGGCATCTCATCTCCAATCGTGGTATCCTACCATCTTACAAGACGCTCACTCCCATGGAAGTCCTCGTCATGACCAACGGCATCCTGATGATCATCCCAGGTAATTTTCTCCCCCTAACTCCCCAAGAGACCACTCACTGACACTCCACAGTCATCTTCGCCTCTCTTGAATGGGCTCACTTCGTCGACTTCGAAGCAGCATCCCTCACCCTCTCCTCCGTCGCCGTCATCCTCCCGCTCGGCACCCTCGCCGCACAACGCATCGCCGCCAGCAACGCCAACAGCGCCCACTCCTCCGGCGCCTCAAGCGGCATCCGCTACGGCCCCAGCGGCCCCAGCTCTTTCACTGGCTTCAAGGCACCTAGTTTCAGCACCAACCGCAGCGGCGCCACCGACAGGCCTCACGTCTCCGTGTACGCCCGCTATGAAGCTGGGACTTCGTCTCGCGACCACATCAATCCCGAGGATGTTGAGCTAGGCAAGATCGATAATGACCACGTCCGGGTTGACAAAGCCTTCTTGCAACGTGAAGAGCGGATCTAGGCCACTCTTTGCAATTTCAGCTTCCACGAAAACTGCTTTTGGGAAATGGTATTACACGTTCATGTTTTCGACCAAAACAAAACTTCTAGCGCGGCGTATCGGCACAAGTTGCTTTTCCTTCATGTTACTGCTTTTCTTAGCGAATAGCTTTCATACCCAATGcggttgatgatgcttgggATAACTCGCATCCTACTTTCTTTAGTTTATGGTATCTCTTTTGACCCGATGACTTTTAATCAAGGACGATACTGTCTAtgccttgctcttctttaGTTAAAAGATGGATAAGCGCTCAGGCGCACAATAGCGATGAATACATTCAGCTTACTAACCTTGCATTGTCTACTGCGACGTCCAATGTTAGTTTCAGAGTCTTATGTTATCAGCTGCAAGGTAAGACAGTCAGAATGTGATGTGAGTGATTGACACTATATACTGTATAACAACTACCATCCAAGCCCGAGTCGCACCAAAGATAACATACCCAAGCCTACTCCTTCATCTGGAACTTGTGCGATGAGGCATTTATCTACTCGCTGCGGCCTCCTGAAATCTTTCTGATTTTTTCCTTGCACAAACTAACAAGTCGCTTCAGCTCGTTCGCGTGTACCGGTCGAGGTTGCTCCAACTCACAGACTACCTTGGAGACAAATGGGCTGTGTGCGGGTACAGTCTGACGATCATCCTCAAGGAGCTCGATGAGttcaagctccttctcaatatcgGGTAGAGAAAACCGGTTTGCCGCTCGGGACAGGCCGTGCTTGGTGTGAGAGAACCGCCTTTGAGGTTCTGTGAACAAAGGAGGCGGCACTACACCAAATCCAGCCTCGCCATCCATGTTGAAGCCTGCCTGGGTGATGGAATTTCGAGGGAGAGACGATGGCTTTTCTAGTAAAAGAGGCGAAATGATTTCGTTGGTGAGGAAAGTTTGGCCGAGAACGGGCTGACCGGGAATCGCATCAATTGAACGGGGTGACAGCGGTTCGTCGTTCGCAAATTCAACAGCCTGACCATCCTGCACCACAGTAGCATCCTCAGAGCCCCTAAGTTGGGAGGGGGCGATATCTCTCGAACTTGTAGTGCTCCATTCTGAGGGCGTCCTTCGGTAAGATGTAGAAATTCGTCGCAGGGTACCCTTGAAGGTCCTCAGAGGACCAACAATAGAACTCTTTcgcttgttgatgttgaacaCAGACTGCTTACCAGTATCAATTGTATGAGTAGAATCGAGTGAAGGAGCCTGGCGATCAAGAGACTCAAATAGGTCGATCTTTTGCTTCAAAGGTGAAATATACTTCTCCGTGTTACGCCGACCGACAGGAGTTTGTGGACTTTGCACCGTAGCCCGACTCCAACGAGGAGCATAACTTTTTGACCTGAATTCTAGCGCGGCATTCAATATTTCGGACTCCGACGAATCGGAGTATCGAAGGNNNNNNNNNNNNNNNNNNNNNNNNNNNNNNNNNNNNNNNNNNNNNNNNNNNNNNNNNNNNNNNNNNNNNNNNNNNNNNNNNNNNNNNNNNNNNNNNNNNNGCCTCGTTCTTGGTAAGGATTGACTCGCGCCGTTTGGTTTCAAGAGCACCAACAGAAGCCACTGGCTGATCCTTCAACTGATCAAACTGCTTTCTGAAATTGGAAATTCTAGAGCGTGGTAGGCTGGAGCGACTCGGAGTACTTGCTCTCGCAAATCTGAAAGACATGAGACCGCTGTTATTGCTCGGAGGTTGGCTGGGAGCATCATGGGATCCACGGGATTTTCTTCGAAGGCTTGAACTTCCTGCGGAGACTGTATTTGACAATGAAGATGCTATCTTGCGAGCATTTCGCACCCAGCCATTATGTCGGGTCTCTTCGATTGTGACGTTGTTATTTTCAACAAAAGCATCATCACgaacatcatcaagcttgaatCGACTCGTAGATACCGCCTGCACAGATGATGGTGTCACTTCGGTGTACTGAGACTTGATGTAGCTTGGACTCGCATCAGGCGTACTCATGACGAGGCTGTTACGCTTGAAAGAAGTCCATGAGTCATCTGGTCGATTCAAAGGAGATCGCCATGTGCCAAAAGGATCATCAGAAGCCAGGAGTGTCCGAGGTGAGGGAACAGTATGAGACGTGAGCGAGAATGTCTTTGCAATGCGCACTGGATTCGGCGTAATGGGAGAATCGTCTGCTCGTGGTCCTGCGGCTGACCGTCTTGTCTTGATCGTTTGCCAACTTTTGGAATGAGCCAGCTTTGATGGCGAACGAGGGATAGAAGTACGGGTAGGACTAGAGGCTTCTGTTTCTATCAGACGGTCAATGTTTCCCTCCAGAAGATACACCCGAAACACATACGCGCCTGTTGGTCTGCAGCCTCAAACATTATTATTCTCTCTGCCACAGACTTTTGCCTTGCCTTTGAGTCCGCATTTCTAGTCGAGATCACAGGCGACTGGGTACCAAAAGTTTTCACTCGACGAGTGCGAGGGGTTTCTTGGCTTGAAGGAACGAAACGACCGGACGAGACATGGCTGGAACCGGTAGAGCCTCTTTCTCGGATTCTTGTTGATGCATTAGATGATGGTTTTGAGGCGCTCGATGAAGTCTGCTCGATTGTCGAAGTTACCTTGATGGCAGAGGCGGgctttgtctttgaaggaggaggagggctGCCAACAGAGGAGACTGCCTCAAGGACTTCAAACTTGGAGAGAAGCTGGGCGAACTTGCTGCTGGTCAATCTGCGGGCATCTGAACTTTCGGAGACGAACTTGGGTGGTGAATTCTTGCGAGAAGACGAATGCGTGCTCATGTTGGCGGCCTTCAAAGACGGACGAGGCTGTGATATTGATGAAGATCACGTCTTGATGGTATGATATCAAGAGAAAGTGTCAAATGTCGATGTCGTCAAAGTCTGTTCaaaagatgaggatgaatcTGCCTGGAACAACATTGTAGAAATGACAGAGATGTCATTAGTTTGGCAGCTAAAGACCGTAAGGCCATGATCGCAGATGGAAGGAGCGCCCTCGTCTGATCGCATAACCTGAAAGGAAAGCGcgatgccgatgatgaaCATGTCAATTGAATACATGGCAATGCACCGCAATCCTCAAGCCCTTAGAAATAAATGTCTCCAGCAATCTGTTGTGGTTAGCATAACAAAGGCGAGTCTTCACAGAATGCGACCCAGCCTCAGGAGCCAAACGGGAGTAGGGGAGACGTCTTATCATTTCCAACCCCAGCCGTAACGGCCATGTCGATTTCTATACAGCCTATATCATAATGCCCAAGTCAGGCACAGGCCAACCTTGAAATCCCATCGTGTCTAAACGTACACTGACGCCAACTAATGTACAAGTATGTCGATTATGTAGTTCATGAGGGATGCGCAATCCCCACTCATGACTGATGTCCTCCTCTCCAAATTCTTGATCGTGTATCGTTGCGACGTCATTTACTGGCTGTCCAGGGATCAGTTCGTGTTCGTCGAGACTCGCATGTTGGGTTCAACTTACGGAGGCAGAAGGATCTCGCCCCAAGAGCTGGACAAGAATGTCACAGCAGCCTAATTCCTTTATCAGTACCAGTTCACCCCCAATTCAAGATCGCAAGACCAAACTTACACCGAAGATGGCAATGCTGCGGACAACAGCGGCGTTGTCGGGAGAGGTAAGAGCGTCATAGGTGGAGCCGATGAAGCCCTTGGGGGCACGGCGACCGCGAGGCTCAACTTGGATGCGCTTGGGAGGCATTTTGATTATATGGCCGTGTATGTGGAGTTTATCGGTTCGTGATGACTCTAAGTTGAGAGAAGGAAGCGGGCGCGTGGTGGTAGTTGATCTGGTCGTCGAATTGGAGCGAAAACTTCCGGTACAGCTCGCAATGAAGCTTTTTCCACTGATAGCGCGCGATAGCGGCTAAAGTCACATGACGCGCGCTTGTGAGACTCAACCTGGAAGCTCAAAAGCCAACAGCAGAATTGGAAATGCAGAATTTTGTTAACCAAGCTACCTTAGCAAGAGAATTACGGAGAGTCTCATTTATCTCGCTTCGTAAAAAGTCTCGACTTGTTATCTCAGTTGTACTTATTGATGTTGGTCCAGCTCCCACTGTAAAAGCCGAGTATGTACCGAATCCGGCGGTTACCCCACCATGACTGAGTATCGCCAACACCTTCGTCATCCTTATCGCGAGCTTATCTGAAATGTAAACGGAACCAGTCTCTTTGTCAGCGGACAGTTATACAAACTTCATTTAATTCTTTCGGAAATAGTATTCATATTCCTTCAAATCTCAGGTAAATACCGTGAAAGCTCATTTAGTATATATTCATCCGTCCGTCCGTCCGTCGTTCTGGTCAAGAGGAGCATAAAGCAACAGTGCTTCACTCTCAAGATCCCCCGCCGTTCCCTCTTTGTGCTTTCATCTTTTGACCTTGCACTCAGACAACACAGCTTAATCACGGAAAAATACATACATTCAAAATGGAATCGCCAGGCCCAGGTGGCTTCTTGCCAGCACCTGCTGGTGGAAGTCTCCCATCACCTGCCCcctcatcagcttcatcataCTCAAACATCCAAGGTCTTCCTACACCGAGAACAAAGGCCCTGAAGCCCAACTCAAGTAAAGAGTTCATGGTGCGACGGTACGCTGAAGAGCAGCTTCTACTAGTAACACGGCGATATGTCAAGAAGTTTGGCAATCCAGAACCAGGCGATACAGTGGTGGGATATGCTAGGTTTGGCGAAGTATGTCGAGATCTCGATAGCATCACCAATGTCTTATGGAAATCAGGCACTCGTAAGTCACTCAAGGCCCATGTCTTGATGTCTAGTACTAAGAATGTGTAGCATCGCTCCAAATACCCTTCTTATTACGTCTCACAAGTGACTTCACACGATATGTCCGGTCATTCCCCCCAGCACCAAAGGCATCTTTCGCAATACTCCGCAAACTAGACCACTGTTTCGCAAGTCTTCTTTGCGGCCAAGACATCGAAACTCACGAGACGTTACCCGGTTTTGAGAACGGACTACGCGGCGGCATGACAACAACAGAAATGATCCGCTGCCGAAGTTTAGTAGATCAATGCCGCGTTTTAATGGTGGAAGTAATGCGAGATCCAGcagaagaggacgaagaggatgaagaagcagagacagACACCGACACAGACGCGGAAGAACCTGGGATCAAGGGATGGGGAGGCGtggaggatgacgatgagatgatgCTCCAGCTTGATGCGGCGCGGGTCTTTGAGAAGACGATTGTGCAGCTTAACGAGAGGCTTGGGGATCTGGAGCCATTGCAGATGTCTGCCGATTGAGGTGTTCTAAATACAGAAGCACTATATTCTGGAGATTCAGGTGCCACGCTCAATGAGCTGAATTGACTAGTTTCAGGCGTGATCATGCACAGATACGAGCTGAATACCTTTGAACCGGTCCTCTTGTGGGGTGAGCATTGATCATGGTGCTTGGCTGCAGGACTGAGGTCTTGGATCGTGTTTCGCGAAGAGAGATGAACCAGGTCTTCTATAACATGGGGATAATATAGGATTTGATAAGGTTGGTAGATCAGTGGGGGATGAAGCGAATGACGCTGGCACAGACGGTTGATTGTCAAGATCACGCGTGGTATTAGGTATCCGAAAATTCGTGGCAAATCTACGACGGATCAGTCATTTCTACAATTACTGGATCATGGCTCGACAATTATTTCCTAACCAACTTGCCCAAGTACAAGTGATAATAAAATAAGCATTTACTTGATTGCATTGCCACCCACGTTGCTGGGCCGCGAGCTGTCAATTGAGGCTGTGACCGGCCTCACCTGTCAAATCGTGAAACACAGCGCGTCGGAAATTTAATGACCAGTTCTCGACACTACCAAAAAGCCAAGCCTGAGTAAAACCCCGCTGCTCTGAACATTTTGACTTTCCGAATCGTAGATCATCTTAATGATTGACAGTAGCATAAACTCTAACTGAAGATGCACTTTTCTCAAAATGGCAATGAACCATTACGATACGAATAACCACCTGCATGATTCTCTAAAAATATAATGACTGAATTATTCAGTATTAAGCTGAATTCGCATAAGATCATATCTTCAAGACGTTCAAGAAGCATGTCCTTGTTAGTCCCGTTATCCCTGACACCTCCTTTCTTGAGCCGCGTAGGCTTCTTTTCCTCGTTGGTTAATGATTCTCACGGCTTTGTTTCATATACCTGCCAAGATCCAAGCACCATCCATGTCCACCACCAGTAACCGCTCACCAACGCAATCTTCATAAACAATTTCACAAAAGAAAAGACTCTTTTCTTTTCGGAGATGAATTTCTTGTCTGGTATGAATGTTCTGGGGTTCACATTGGTCGGCGAAAGCGAAAATGATATCCATATTTTCTCTGACCCCTGGTTTTATTTCCGATGCGCTAGTTAGCCCCGGTTCATACGCTGCCACGCACGTTTTTCTGTAAAGAAAGTTGTCTTGGGGTTTGTCAAGAGTGCATTATCTTGTATAACATCAGGCATGAATGCGTTGTACAATACGAACTTGGCAGATCATGGTTGGTTATATGTGTACTGCACCATCAACTCAGACTTGGCCTGTCCATCACCATACCAaaactcctcctcaacaacgAATCAACTCCAGAACAAATCTTCAAAACATAGCATCTTTCAACCCCTGTCCTCTCGTTTTGTGGCGGACCTATCCCGAAGTGCTGGCTCCATTCCCATAAACCCATCGCGTCAAACCATCCAGTCAACCTCCTCCCGTCCCTGAACATCACCCGCCCGCCCAGCCTTTGATTCATGCAACACCATTCTACCCCATGTTCTCCATGCCCCTTTGGGTAACTAAGCCCCGAGGTGAACAGGAAACATCCGGTCCTCACATCTCGTTTCTGTCTCCCCTAAGATGGAGGACTCCACTCATAGGAGTCGTATATATAGAACAATGCGCATGTAAACTCGTCTTGTCTTCCTCTCCACACCTGTCTTTCTTTCTGTGTCTTGACGTTCTTTTCTGACCTCTTTGCTTTCG
This DNA window, taken from Fusarium oxysporum f. sp. lycopersici 4287 chromosome 7, whole genome shotgun sequence, encodes the following:
- a CDS encoding pheromone alpha factor receptor; amino-acid sequence: MSTFDPFTQNITFLAADGNTTISIPVVLVDEMRRMMVNTVINYATQLGACLVMLVVLLVMVPFSKFRRPFNALQIISLFICSCRMVLLCIWNISKFADFYPFWSHDFSHIPRSEYAPAIAANIISLLLVISIETMLMSQAWTMVKLWPNMWKYIIAGLSLVISLMTICVRIAFTTVQNKAVLDTIPPLHMLWLIKWTVIMNVSSISWWCAIFNIKLIWHLISNRGILPSYKTLTPMEVLVMTNGILMIIPVIFASLEWAHFVDFEAASLTLSSVAVILPLGTLAAQRIAASNANSAHSSGASSGIRYGPSGPSSFTGFKAPSFSTNRSGATDRPHVSVYARYEAGTSSRDHINPEDVELGKIDNDHVRVDKAFLQREERI
- a CDS encoding hypothetical protein (At least one base has a quality score < 10); translation: MSTHSSSRKNSPPKFVSESSDARRLTSSKFAQLLSKFEVLEAVSSVGSPPPPSKTKPASAIKVTSTIEQTSSSASKPSSNASTRIRERGSTGSSHVSSGRFVPSSQETPRTRRVKTFGTQSPVISTRNADSKARQKSVAERIIMFEAADQQAQTEASSPTRTSIPRSPSKLAHSKSWQTIKTRRSAAGPRADDSPITPNPVRIAKTFSLTSHTVPSPRTLLASDDPFGTWRSPLNRPDDSWTSFKRNSLVMSTPDASPSYIKSQYTEVTPSSVQAVSTSRFKLDDVRDDAFVENNNVTIEETRHNGWVRNARKIASSLSNTVSAGSSSLRRKSRGSHDAPSQPPSNNSGLMSFRFARASTPSRSSLPRSRISNFRKQFDQLKDQPVASVGALETKRRESKSYAPRWSRATVQSPQTPVGRRNTEKYISPLKQKIDLFESLDRQAPSLDSTHTIDTGKQSVFNINKRKSSIVGPLRTFKGTLRRISTSYRRTPSEWSTTSSRDIAPSQLRGSEDATVVQDGQAVEFANDEPLSPRSIDAIPGQPVLGQTFLTNEIISPLLLEKPSSLPRNSITQAGFNMDGEAGFGVVPPPLFTEPQRRFSHTKHGLSRAANRFSLPDIEKELELIELLEDDRQTVPAHSPFVSKVVCELEQPRPVHANELKRLVSLCKEKIRKISGGRSE